The nucleotide window ATAGAGGAAGGTAACTGATGGCCAGCATGTCTTTTTCTTCAAGGTTTGCCCTGCGGTTCATCAGACCAGATCCTCGTGGTCGCGTGACAGACCCTGTCGGAGATGTTGTGTCTTTCATTCATAGTTTTGAGGAGAAGTATGGTCAGGCACACCCTGTATTTTACCAGGGAACATACAGCCAGGTAAGTTCAGGCTCATGCAGTGCAAATATCCCAGAAACACAcgtttttttctgctgtgaatcAAGTTCAGTCATTCAACAAGATAAAACTGCAAcatgttgtattgttttgtttactgtgGTGCATGTAGGCACTGAATGATGCCAAACGGGAGCTCCGCTACCTATTAGTGTACCTTCACGGGGATGATCATCAAGACACGGATGAGTTTTGCCGGTATaatacttaatttttttttatacctacatcagagtttatttttactcacggtttggttttggtttttgctACATGTTTGAAAGCATATTTATATATGAATGTAGCCTTGGTGTTTCCTAaccatgtacacacaaacactctgttctttgttaaattgtttgTTCTGTGCTACTGATCTCTTACCTTGTAGCTCCACATTATGTACAGAAGAGGTCATAACCTTCCTCAACACACGAATGCTCTTTTGGGCATGCTCAACCAGCAAGCCTGAGGGCTACAGAGGTATGcaaatttattgttatttaacTCACCAGTTGTTGTGAATCAGCTGTTATTGTAACATTGGTTACTAGTGATCATGAAAAAGTCCTGTAAGAAACAGGTCTGAGACAAAGTCAAAGTAGAGGAAGTCTGAAAgtcattcatgttttcattctcaggttttgatgtcttcattgAGAACTCAGGACTTTGGCacataaaacttttaaaaccaTTGGCATGCTAGCTACCACAAGGTCCTACTGGGATATAGTTTGTTGAATGAATGCAATAAAATGCGTAGTAATAGCAGCTCTGTGGAATCCGAGAGATTTGACTATAGAATATTTGGGTGTGTTTCAGTGTCCCAAGCATTGCGCGAAAACACCTATCCATTCCTGGCCATGATAATGCTGAAGGACCGCAAGATGACAGTGGTGGGGCGGCTCGAGGGCCTGATTCAGCCAGAGGACCTCATCAATCAGCTCACCTTCATCATGGATGCCAACCAAACATATCTGATGTCAGAGCGCCTTGAACGGTATGGGAAATCCataaattttattttagattatttttatgtCAGACATTTAATCTCACTTAATGGAAGGTACATGTTCTCCTGGTTTTGATTGAAGTTCTAAAGTATGACTGTCTGGAACAGTTtgacttcattttctgtttaatgatCACACTCTGCTAGTGTATCACAATGGGTAAATTGTACACAGCTAATGCTAATCACTTATATTTttgtgtcagagaggagaggaaccaGACCCAAGTGCTaaggcagcagcaggatgaggCTTATCTGGCCTCCCTCCGTGCCGACCAGGAGAAGGACcgaaagaaaagggaggagcaggagcagcgcaggcaagaggaggagaaggtccGACAGAGTGCACTTGCTGAGGAGCGGAGACGAAGAGTGAGtcttattttccatttattgCGAAATGCCAATTTAGACACAGAGCCCTtaactgatcttttttttttaacaacataaaAGTCTTTCTTTCCGATTCATGTTGTTACTTGTTGTATGACTCCAGACACTcgaagaggagaaggagaggaagtcAGAATGTCTTCCTCCAGAGCCGCCTGCAGATGATCCAGAGAGTGTCAAAATAGTGTTTAAGCTTCCCAATGATACACGAGTAGAGAGACGATTCCTCTTTGGGCAGTCTCTGACAGTGAGTACCAGAGTTATCAAGACTTTGCTTTCCAGGTTGACCCTGGTTGATTTATCTCATCCAGTGGTTTTCAGTAGGTTTGACTATGAAATAAGATTTATGTCAAAGctaaaaacaaattttaacCATTGGATTTCAAGCCATGTGCTTTGTATGGAATATTAGCTAGATTTTCATTACAGCCTAACACCACATCATATAATAATGTTACTGTTGGGCTGGAACAAAACCCTGCACTATCAAAGCATGCTGTCCATGGCAAATGATTTCACACCATTGTTAAGAAGTATGTTCATCTAATACAGACTTGGTCCAGACTTATTCTCTTCGCTGACTTGTCTCATCtgtttaataattaattacCCTTTCATTTGCCTTTTAATTTCACAGGTAATATACGACTTCCTTTTCTCTTTGAAAGAAACCCCGGAGAAGTTTCAGATAGTTACAAACTTCCCTCGCCGAGTCTTGCCCTGCCTCCCGACTGAAGAGCAGCCCAACCCACCCACACTGAAAGAGGCAGGACTCAGCCGCTCCGAGGTCCTTTTTGTTCAGGACCTTACGGACGATTAATAGATGACATACCTCCTCTACGTGGAAACACATTTTCCTTCGAtgcccacccaccccacccttttttttcccttttacttCTTTTGTTAAATGGCCATAATGCACAAGGGATCATTGAGATAAAATCCTGACCTGGAAAAATTAAAACCACCCTGCATCCAGTCCTTCATTGGTTGTGTTTACAGGGTTCCCAATAGCCTGGAAAGTCTTGaattttatcaaataaatatttcttgAAGTCCTTCCTTGAACTCATCTTTGTACCCATGTGGAGAAAGAAGTTTGTTTTCCATTGTCTGTACTAGTTACCAGTTAATTCTTGTCTTTCCTCACCAGTAATTGTTGCAGCAACGGATTAATCATCTACTGAAATATATACTGAAACAGTAGCATAGCTTTGTGCAAAACCAGAACCACATCCCAAATTAGTTCATGTCAACTGGGCAACTGAGGAAGGCAGGTTGTAGTAATACCTACTGATATACACAGGATGCAGCATGGAAAGGTATGGATTTCTACGATGGTGTGAATGCCTTGgctattttttctttgtcaaagacTTGATGTTTGCTCCATTTGTCCCAATTCAACACCCTTTTTGCCTTAAGTTTACACATGCTTCCTCCACAGTGACTGACAAGCACAGAACTGGTCTTAAGTTTGGTTTGGTGCAGCTGTGATTGTTAATTCATGTGGTGTAGAGAGCAAATGTACTACTTCAGCGAGCAGGTTGGTGGATTTGGACATAGAGGAAATATGGGAACCCTGTTTTAAATGAGCCATGACCTGTACATAAGTTAGATATTTAAAACCCAAATTTACCTTGACtccttatttttgttgttttttttgttttgtttgtttttttgttttttgactcaTCTGTGTCATAAAATGACCAAATGCAGGTTGGTTACTATGTAAAGCAGACTGCCTCAAGCTCATGAAGTTTAAAAAGACAATATTTAACAGAGGCCACAGCTTTTACATGTGGCTTTATCTAGTATAGTACAAGTCTGCCCATAGTGTGCCTGTGGTTACTCATAGATGCCTGTTTTGCCTGTAACATCTAAATGGGCTCATGTAAAGATGTAATTTTCCAActataaattaaaaacattttaaaaacgcGGTTTTATTGAGAATGTACGACTTTGCTTGTTTGTGACGATCAGATGATTTCATGAGTTGGAACACATTCACAGGAGAGACTAGTTTTGTTAAGTGGGATATTTTAAGCACTTTTGAGACTCAACAGTTTTCACCAGAACAACATTTAAAGTAGGTTAGTGTCATAAGTACTGCAGCGTAACCTTTCAAATGAGACAAGTGTGATATTGGTATACATCATACATTTATTAGTGAACAACCCTCtcagatcagccacaacaattgaaaaaaaatatgattgcACTACTTGGTAAAGCATAACTAGcaactttcatttaaaaaaagtacaaatCTTAAAAATTTCAAACAGTATACAGATGTATATATAATACACTAACTAGTTATGTTAAATGCTACAAACAATATGATTCCAATGGAATGAAAAATTATAACATTAATAAGAACCATTTcctatatataatatatattagtTGTTTTcttcccccccacccccctcaatacaaacatggaaaaaatgaGGTAACTGTAAATGTGCAAGTACCAAAGCAAAATATCTGCCTAACACAGAACACATGCCCCTGGCTCTGTTGGCGGGTGGGTAGTCTGGTGTTCAGGCAAGGGCCCCTAGAGGCCAGGGAGAGTAAGAACAGTAAACCACTATCCCACCACAGCAAAAAATCATTGGTAAACAATAAATGGCATCTACGGAGCAATCAATCACAAATCCTAAATAAATTTTAGCTGCTTATTGGAACACATTTTTGCACCACACAAGCTGTGAGATTATTCAATAACTCTTAACAGAAAGACTACAAGACTCTATTCTCAGTTGTCATTAAAAATTACCTCATTACCTAGGCCTTAATGGGAGGgtctctttttatttaagagGGTAGCTGGATATTGTCAATTAAATATTTACTCCAAAAATAATAGtgctaacatcaacatgaatTAAGGTATCTATATGTGAACAATACATTTTAAGATATTGATACACTGAGAGGAAGAGCCTGATAGGCAGGTACAGTACTACACTGAAATAAGTATGACAacactttattctttttttaatcccttAAACTATATTGTTTTTCACTGACATTGTTTAGGGGTATTAGTATAACATGCTTTAAGAATACATGGGATCCATGACAAACTATTGCATTCACGCAAGTGAGTTTTCATACCTAAAAGCAGAACATCTAGCACCTTTTCACTATGGCTTTTGATAAACTACAGTAGTTTCAGAGCATGTTATTTTCAGTCGTTAGGGCAATAACAGTAACACAATGTATGTAAGAATTTCTGGATTCAagaccagttttttttttctataaaatgaAGTTAGCGCAATAAAATCTTGTAGTCATTCAGTTCTATTACAAATGTGTGCAGTACAATGCATGGCAGTTATCAGCTGAGCGTTAAGATCCAAACCCCCAGAACCCAAAGCCAACTAGAGCTAAAAATTAGTTGGGATCTGGTTGACGAGCATGCATATTGTGCACCATTAAATAGGTCCCCACCAGATTTTGAGATACCCTCCACTATAACACActtgtttaacttttttttaagtcatgCAAACACCTCTGAAGTAGATTTGGGAGTGAATTAGGTAGGATAGTGTGCACTGCCGCACATTTAGAAATGGGATCACAACCGCTATGTCTCAACATATGGTTTGAGTACAAGAACAAAAGTTAAACAGGTTTGAATAATACACTTGTAATGAGTTGCAGTGTACATTGCCTCTTTTCAGTGAATATTAATAACATATTTACTGATCTTTTTTCTTGCATGCCTGTCTTTAAATGATGTAATATCTACTatttcagacaaaacagaatattataattgattacattaaattatttatggTCCGAGGAAAACGACCAAACTAAATTCAGATATACCCTTTTCATGGCATCCTTTCCATTTGAAATGGACTGttctcctttatttttttatataccGAGAggccctgagtgatttttttttaaacttacaaTATATGCCAGCGAATAGATATGTACACATAGGTTAATTCTCAAAGCTGTGGGTTTAACTCATTaaatggcttcttttttttctcaaaggTGGCACACACGTCAAAGACTCACATTCACTTaagaaacaaaagtaaagaaaaaggCAAGATCCCTTTTCACATAAAAGCAAAGGTTACAACTGCCTGTTAGTGCTTACTGGGGCAGTTAAGAGACAAGAGTGAATTCAAAGCACAAGTTCATTTGTTGCTCTTCTCCCTCCCACCCCAAATATatcctgttttttcttcttttttttttttagtgtgaaCACAAGCAGGGAACTAGAAGTCTAACAGTGTTTCTACACTACTGAACACTCCAGCTCTGTGTCATTTGAAGGCCATCCTGATCACTGTGGGATACAGACAGCTGGCATAACGTGGAGTGTCACCAGTGACTTCTACAAGGGTTTTCAACATTCTTCTGTCTTCAAACGTTTATCTAAAAGCATTCACACTTAAGCTATACATACAGTTGCTCTTTTACAACACCATTACCATGGCCTAAGACATTGACCTGACCAAGTTACCAGAATATAACACATACCATACACAAACATTGTTAGTGCTCCAACTGTTTCCTTCAATGTATTTTCTCTAGAAGATAAAACCaataaataaacctttttttaaaaaacggCATACTTTTAAAACAAGTGGAAATGACAAAGTATTTTCAGGATTAGTAATAGGTTTGTGCTTGTCAAGGTCATAAGAAGGCAGATCTGAAATCTTGAACAGTAGGCTATATCTGTATATTGGATTTGGCtcacaaacaaagaaataaatagcCCAGTCTACAAGGGCaagaaaatgttcatttaaaacTCGCCACTCACTGCACATATTGCTTTCTGCATAGGCCTCCAGAGCTCTATGGCATCAGCACAGCCTTCAGACGAGGACTCCCATCCTTAAAACGCAGTCAGGGTGGAACCACATGCTAGTCTTCCCTCATGGCGCTTTCTGAATAAGCAAGCAGTTCTTTTAGTAtgcttctttgtctcttctttttcttaaatttgaTAATTTTGGTGGCAATGCTTGATTAAAATATTGCTAGTCTGAATCAACAGTTCATGCAAATCCTAGCATGCTGCCCTGTATCCAGTGGTTACACAATGCATTGGGTCTGTGAACAGGACAaacgcacacgcgcacacacacacatacatacacacacacacacacacaatatgcactcacacatacacacttgccAGAGGAACAATGCTGACATGGAGGGTGGATGTAGCACTTGTGCAGTTATGCCAGATGACCTCGAAAAGACGCAGTCCATTAATCCATGACTGCTTTTGTACAGATCTGTGTTCCAGAGTGGATTATCTGGGGTAGAGGATACCCCACAGTTGCATGTCCCATCACTGCAGTCCATAACCTCAGGCTTAACAGAATCTGCATTTAACCACAGCAAGTCACACTTTCACAATAGCACTGgcaaaatctaaaaacaaataaggggtaaaactgttaaaatgatCGATACATTATTGCAGAACATACATTATTAACAAGTCACTTTGCCCAACACCTACGCAAACATGCATCTATGATGGTCAGGCGTCGCCTCCAAACACAGATACCCATGTGGAAGTATTCCCATTATTTTTCTGCTAATTGCACAAGGTGTCCAGCCTATGATCCTCCAGGCTCCTGACTCACCTCTTCCGATGCAGGATGCCCACTATTCATGAACACCACAACCAAATCCactaaagaaaaatgaaaccctgtaaacaaaagcagcaaataatgCATTGTAGGgaaaatctttggaatctgCAACAAGGGGGCAGAGATAGAACTGTCTGGCGATCCCAGATCTCTGGCTATAGGCTGCAATAGGCAGTGGGTTTCATGAGACTCAGACAATGAAGCACAGCAGAGGTACAACAGGCTCCAGAAACAATCCTGGATTGCTTATTATTTAGGAAGGGGGCAGGAGTGGTGGGTTGGTAAGCTATATTTACTGGAGGACGCAGGTTAGGTGGCAGGTGTCCCCAGCTTTGGGACAGACTCTGGTGTGTGCAGCTTTCCAGTTCAGCACTCAGAGACAGTTCTCACTCCACCTCCCGGTGTACGTCCGAGGCATCAGCTCGGCAGATAGGACAAGTGCGATTGGTCTGGAAGGAAAGCACAAAGTACAGtaagtataaaaacaacaactactgTATAGATACAACAGTGCTCATCCAAAAACAATGAGAACATTTTTCTACCATTGTTAAAAGTGGCATCAACTTACCTTTAACCATTTATCCACACACTTGGCGTGGAATTCGTGGTTACACGGTAATACCCGAAGTAGCTGCCTACACTCAAAGTCACTAAAGCACACAACACACctgagaagaagaaggggaaaaaacGACCAGGATGTTGATACATCTATATGGACTGAATGTAGGTAGTTTGTTTCATGAAGGTAAGAAAAAGGCTTACAGCGTTTGTTCAGATAGATGATTCTCTGAGTTGAATCTGTAGGACGGAAGTTGCTCTATGTCTGCTTTTGTGAGTCCACGCGGCTTCGCTTCGCCCAACCTCTCTGCTAGATTCAGCAATGCCTACAcggagacagaggaaagatgaCGCTGATTAAATTTGGACTCTGTTAGGATATTCATTACTTAAAATGTCATGATACTGACACACACCTCCACATCATTTTAGACACACCTTTAACCTCGGAGACAAAATAGTGGAAAAAAGACGGCGGTAACGTTTCCTTAAAAAATGTCTGGTGTTTTCTCTATCTTTTAGAATTTTTGAccagatataaaaaaaattactttacTGTTCATGTAAATCCATACATTTTATATGAATTCTCAGCGTAAAGAGCTTCTATCCTTTGGTGTATActtaatgtgtttaaaaaaaaaaaaaaaaaaaaaaaagcttaatgGTGGCCtaattttgttttccatcttaACCACCACACCAACCTCATAGTTCTCCATCTCCACATCATCCACATCCAGGTCTAGACTGATGGCTGGGCCCACTGCTGTTGGAGGCACAGGAAGCATTGAcctgagcagagaaagagagacataaCATATTGAGCAAACTTTCACTATGATTGAACCTGTTAAGACATTTTACATTCAAGTAAATAACTGCATGATTAAAACTTCAGTACTTCATAAACAGA belongs to Lates calcarifer isolate ASB-BC8 linkage group LG8, TLL_Latcal_v3, whole genome shotgun sequence and includes:
- the faf2 gene encoding FAS-associated factor 2 yields the protein MAAPEEPELSQAQTEKLLQFQDLTGLESMDQCRRTLEQHNWNIEAAVQDRLNEQEGVPSVFNPPPSRPLQVNTADHRVYSYIVSRPQPRGLLGWSYYLIMLPFRFTYYTLLDIFRFALRFIRPDPRGRVTDPVGDVVSFIHSFEEKYGQAHPVFYQGTYSQALNDAKRELRYLLVYLHGDDHQDTDEFCRSTLCTEEVITFLNTRMLFWACSTSKPEGYRVSQALRENTYPFLAMIMLKDRKMTVVGRLEGLIQPEDLINQLTFIMDANQTYLMSERLEREERNQTQVLRQQQDEAYLASLRADQEKDRKKREEQEQRRQEEEKVRQSALAEERRRRTLEEEKERKSECLPPEPPADDPESVKIVFKLPNDTRVERRFLFGQSLTVIYDFLFSLKETPEKFQIVTNFPRRVLPCLPTEEQPNPPTLKEAGLSRSEVLFVQDLTDD